One window of Flavobacterium ammonificans genomic DNA carries:
- a CDS encoding nucleoside deaminase → MENPFNDTYFMKKALQEAEMAFEKGEIPVGALIVINNTIIARSHNLTELLHDVTAHAEMQAITSAANFLGGKYLKDCTLYVTLEPCQMCAGALYWSQVSKIVYGASDEQRGFVSMGTQLHPKTEVVSGILAEEAGALMKRFFAERRK, encoded by the coding sequence ATGGAAAACCCTTTCAACGACACCTACTTTATGAAGAAAGCCTTACAAGAAGCTGAAATGGCTTTTGAAAAAGGCGAAATTCCCGTAGGTGCGCTAATTGTAATCAACAACACCATCATTGCTCGTAGTCATAATCTAACTGAATTACTGCATGATGTAACGGCTCACGCCGAAATGCAAGCTATCACTTCTGCCGCTAATTTCTTGGGTGGAAAATATTTAAAAGATTGTACTTTGTATGTTACTTTGGAGCCTTGCCAAATGTGCGCTGGGGCGTTGTATTGGAGCCAAGTATCCAAAATAGTGTATGGCGCTAGCGACGAGCAACGTGGTTTTGTTTCAATGGGAACCCAATTGCACCCCAAAACCGAAGTAGTTTCAGGAATATTAGCTGAAGAAGCAGGAGCATTGATGAAACGCTTTTTTGCAGAGCGCAGGAAGTGA